In Mastomys coucha isolate ucsf_1 unplaced genomic scaffold, UCSF_Mcou_1 pScaffold20, whole genome shotgun sequence, one DNA window encodes the following:
- the LOC116098141 gene encoding vomeronasal type-1 receptor 100-like, producing the protein MSSLKNVFYVQAGLGVLANMFLLFFYASIIISDRPKPMDLISCQLTFIHIMMIITEGDNLLANILESLKFGNDIKCKTTFYINRVMRGLSICITCLLSVVQAVTISPSTSFLAKFKNKVKTHINYVFFCLWSFNLLFGSRLIFYVSGFTNVSETHQMKVTKSCSLVPMNYIIRGFILTVAVSRDVFLVGVMMTTGTYMVIILFRHQRQCKHLHSISHLRASPEKKATQTILLLVVFFVVMYWLDFIISVTSTLSWIYDTVVLIVQKLVMYAYPTITPLLQITSDKRIISTLKKLHSKFY; encoded by the coding sequence ATGTCCTCATTAAAGAATGTCTTTTATGTCCAAGCTGGGCTTGGAGTCCTAGCCAAtatgtttctcctttttttctatgCTTCCATAATAATAAGTGACAGACCTAAACCCATGGACCTGATCTCCTGTCAACTGACCTTCATTCACATAATGATGATTATCACTGAAGGAGATAATTTGCTTGCAAACATATTAGAGTCACTAAAATTTGGGAATGACATAAAATGCAAGACAACTTTTTACATAAACAGAGTGATGAGAGGCCTCTCTATCTGcatcacctgcctcctgagtgtggtcCAGGCTGTCACCATCAGTCCCAGTACCTCCTTCTTGgcaaaatttaagaataaagtaaaaacacaCATCAACtatgtttttttctgtctttggtcTTTCAATTTGTTATTCGGTAGTAGGTTGATCTTTTACGTTTCTGGTTTTACCAACGTGAGTGAAACCCACCAGATGAAGGTCACTAAATCGTGCTCACTTGTCCCAATGAACTACATCATCAGAGGATTCATTTTAACAGTGGCAGTCTccagagatgtgtttcttgtaggaGTCATGATgaccacaggcacatacatggtgatTATCTTGTTCAGACATCAGAGGCAATGCAAGCATCTTCATAGCATCAGCCACCTGAGAGCATCCCCTGAGAAAAAGGCCACTCAGACCATCTTGCTGTTGGTAGTTTTCTTTGTGGTCATGTACTGGTTAGACTTCATCATCTCAGTCACCTCAACCTTGTCATGGATTTATGACACAGTCGTCCTGATTGTTCAGAAATTGGTGATGTATGCGTATCCCACAATAACTCCTTTATTACAAATCACTTCTGATAAGAGAATAATCAGTACACTGAAAAAATTGCACTCCAAGTTCTACTAG